The Vannielia litorea genome segment CCGGCCAGGCCCGGGTGCGGCGGGTCGAGGGCGAGGGCGAGCAGATCTTTCAGGTGAAGGCGACGCCGCTCGACGGGCGGGTGGTGCTGGCCTTCGAAGACCTCAGCCAGACCGAGGCGGCCAACCAGATCCGGCGGGACTTTGTGGCGAATGTTTCGCACGAGCTGAAGACGCCGCTGACCGCGCTCACCGGCTTCATTGAAACCCTTCGGGGGCCAGCGAAGAACGACGAGGCGGCCCGCGAGCGGTTTTTGGGGATCATGGAGCGCGAGACGGCGCGGATGAACCGGCTGGTGAACGATCTGCTGTCGCTGTCACGCGTCGAGGCGGTGGCCCTGCAACGGCCCTCGGGGCTGGTGGATGTGCCGCAACTGCTGGCCTCTGCGGCCAATGCGCTTAAGCCGCTGGCCGAGGAGGCGCGGCTGGAGCTGGTGCGGAATCTGCCGCAGGACCTGCCGAAGGTTCCGGGCGATGCCGACCAGCTAACGCAGGTGTTCACCAACCTCATAGAGAACGCGTTGAAATACGGGGGCGGGGGCGGAAAGATCGAGATATCGGTTGCGCTGGAGGAGCGCGTGATCGCCCTTCGCGGCCCGGCGCTTCGTTGCGCAGTGCGGGACTATGGGGATGGGATCGACCCACGGCACATCCCACGCCTGACGGAGCGGTTCTACCGGGTGGATTCGCACCGCAGCCGCGAGATGGGCGGCACCGGGCTCGGGCTGGCGATTGCCAAACACATCGTGGCGCGGCACCGGGGGCGGTTCATGATCGAAAGCGAGTTGGGGCAGGGGGCGTGTTTTACGGTGTTCCTGCCTTTGGCGGGGTGAAGGACCGTCTCTTGGCCGGACTTTCGACGCTTGATCAATCACATAGGCGGCAGGCCATCATAAACGGGGATGTCTTGGGGCAGGACGGCCCAGTGCGGCGCTGAAGCGGCATAGATCGCGGCTTTGGGTTTGTGCGGCCAGCCACCGTCGATGCTGGTGGCGGCGACGGTGTAAAAGCCACCTGCGGTCATGTCAGCACATACGTTAATACCGCACTCCGGGCAGAAGTGGTGATGGACATCTCGCCCGGAGGCTCCCTTGCGGGTAAATTGAGCGGGTTCGTGTCCTTGGATGAAGCTCAGGTTCGGGCTGGCGATCCATAGGCCGAACCACTTGTCACTGCCGGTCCGTTGCTGACATTCGGTGCAGTAGCAGAAGACCTCATTGATAGGCTCGCCCTCGATTTTGAAACGCACGTTTCCGCATTGGCATCCACCTGTTTTCATGGCTTTTCCTTCGATTGCAGCTGTATCCTCGGCCCCAACATTAAGGGCCGCGGGCCCACATTTTAAAAACTCTTGGCCGCTCGAGACAATCATTCCTGACAAAATCTGGCTTCCCCCTCGGCATGTCATGAAACTGTTACACACCTGTCACAAAAGCCTAACACGCAGCGCCGAGAAGGGCACCGCGAACGCCCCGCATGAGCAGTTGGGGCGAGCCTGACATGCAACGGAGTTCCAGATGTCTTTCACCAAGCTCACCGTTTCCACCCTCGCGCTGACCGCGCTGGCCGCCGGCACTGCTGCTGCGCGTGACCAAGTGCAGGTTGCCGGGTCCTCGACCGTGCTGCCCTATGCCTCTATCGTCGCCGAAGCCTTCGGCGAGAACACCGACTTCCCGACCCCGGTCGTGGAATCGGGCGGCTCCTCGGCTGGCCTCAAGCGTTTCTGCGAAGGCGTGGGCGAGAACACCATCGACGTGGCCAACGCCTCGCGCGCCATCCGCGAAAAAGAGATCGCCGCCTGTGCCGACGCTGGCGTGACCGATATCATCGAAGTGCGCATCGGCTATGATGGCATCGTGTTTGCCAGCCAGCAATCCGGCCCGGCCTTCACCGCCTTTGAGCCGACCGACATCTTCAACGCGCTTGCCCCCAAGGTGATGGTTGACGGCGAACTGGTCGACAACCCCTACACCAAGTGGAACGAGTTCAACGCCGATCTGCCCGACGCCGAGATCGCCGCGTTCATCCCCGGCACCAAGCACGGCACCCGTGAAGTCTTCGAAGAGAAGGTTCTTGCTGCCGGTTGTGAAGCCACGGGCGCGCTGGAAGCGATGGTTGCTGGCGGTATGTCCGAGGACGACGCCGAGGATGCCTGCCTCGCCGTGCGCACCGACGGCAAGTCGGTCGACATCGACGGCGACTACACCGAGACCCTCGCCCGCATCGACGCCAACCCCAACGGCATCGGCGTGTTCGGCCTGGCGTTCTACGAGAACAACCAGGACAAGCTGAAGGTCGCCACCATGAGCGGCATCGAACCGAAGACCGAGACCATCGCCTCCGGCGAGTACCCGGTATCGCGTCCGCTGTACTTCTACATCAAGAAGGCCCACATCGGCGTGATCCCCGGTCTGAAAGAGTACGCCCAGTTCTTCATCTCCGATGATCTGGCTGGCCCCTCTGGCCCGCTCGCCAACTACGGCCTCGTCTCCGACCCCGAGCTGTCGAAGACCCAGGCCATGGTGAACGAAGAGAAGACCATGGGCGAAGGCATGTAAGCCTCCCTCGCTTTTCGGAGGCGGTGCCGCTGCGGTGCCGCCTCCACCCTTTTTTGTTCACACCAGTGCCCGCCCCGATGTACCGGGGCACAGACTTCAGACCCCGGGGGACGGCATATGCCGGTTTTGTGGATCTTCCTGATCGTTCTAGGCATTGGCGCACTGGGCTACGTGGTGGCCCGGCAGCGCGCTCTGGCCTCCGTGGGTAATGACCCGCGCCACCTGCACTCGCTGCCCAGCTACTACGGTTACATGGGCTTTCTGTTTGCCACGGCCCCTGCGCTGCTGGTGCTGATCGTATGGCTCATTGCTGGGCCGATGGTGATCGAGAAGCGCGTGGCGGCAAACCTGCCGGCGGATGTGGTTGAGGAGGCCGCCTCGCAGAACCTGCTGATGGCCGAGGTCCGGCGTGTGGCGGACGGTCTCGACAACGCGGTTGCGATGGGCGTTTTGACGGAAGGCGCAGCCTCCAATGCCCGCGCTGACCTGACGGATATGACCGCCCGCCTCAAGGAAGCCGGTCAGGTGATCACCCAGAACGTGACCGTACCGGTTCTGCTTGCGGCGCAGGAGATGCGCCAGGCTAATCGTACATCGAAGACTTGGATGGCGGTGGCGGTGATCGCACTGGCCGTGGCCGGTGCCGCATTGGCGGTGCTGCGCGCCCAGAAGGATTTTCGCGCCCGGAACGTGGTGGAGCGCGGGGTTCGCTGGATGCTGGTGGGCGCGGCTTCGATCGCCATTCTGACCACCGTGGGCATCGTGCTCTCGCTGCTGTTCAACACCATCGAATTCTTCCGGATCTACCCGGCGAGTGAGTTCTTCGGCTCTCTCACATGGTCGCCCTCCTTCGGCGGTGGCTCGGAACTGGGTATCTGGCCGCTGCTCTGGGGCACGCTCTACATTTCGATCATCGCTCTGCTGGTGGCGGTGCCGATCGGCCTCTTCGCCGCGATCTACCTAAGCGAGTATGCCTCGCCGCGCCTGCGCTCGGTGGCCAAGCCGCTGCTGGAGATCCTCGCCGGCATCCCGACCATCGTGTACGGCCTTTTCGCCCTGCTGACCGTCGGACCGCTGCTGATCAGCGTCTTCGGGGACAACGGGCTGGGCTGGATGCAGTCGGGTACGGCGGTGATGACGGCCGGTCTGGTCATGGGCATCATGCTGATCCCCTTTGTTTCATCGCTGAGCGACGACATCATCAACGCGGTTCCGCAGGCCATGCGCGATGGCTCCTATGGGCTGGGCGCGACCCAGTCGGAGACGATCCGTCAGGTCGTGCTGCCCGCCGCCTTGCCGGGAATCGTTGGCGCGGTGCTGCTGGCCGCGTCCCGCGCCATCGGTGAAACGATGATTGTGGTGCTGGGGGCAGGGGCCGCGGCCCGGCTCTCGCTTAACCCCTTCGAGGCGATGACGACTGTGACCGCCAAGATTGTGAGCCAGCTCACCGGCGATGCTGACTTCGCCTCACCCGAGGCCCTCGTGGCCTTCGCTCTGGGGATGACGCTTTTCATCATCACCCTGTGCCTCAATGTCTTCGCGCTCTACATCGTGCGCAAATACCGGGAGCAATACGACTGATGGCCGACGCTACTGCAAACGCCCCAAAGCGCCACGGTTCGCTCACGCAGGTGGATCCGCGCACGCGCCGCCGCAATGCCGCCGAGGCCCGGTTCAAAGCCTATGGCCTTGCTGCCATCGCGCTGGGGATCTTCTTTCTGGTCGTGCTGGCCTTCTCGATCATCCGCTCGGGCGTGCCGGCCTTCACCACCACGGTGGTGAGCCTCGAGATGAACGTCAGCCCGGCCGAAATCGACCAGGCCGAAAGCGGGATGCTGAAGACCGCCGCCTATACCAAGCTCTTCATTGCCCAGTTGGGCAGCCAGATGCAGGAGCAGGGCATTGGCGGAGAGGTGGACCCCGATGCCATCGGGCGCATTCTGGGCAAGGTCGGCAACGACCTACGGGCCTTTTATCAGGCCAACCCCGATGCGGTGGGCGAACCGGTTGACTTTACGGTGAATGCCTCGAGCCGGGTGGATGGCTACTTCAAGGGCCGCGTGACCCGCGAGGGGCTGGTGGACAGCCGCTTCCTCGTGGCGACTGACCTCGATGTGGTCGATCAGCTGACCGAAGCGGGCATCATCACCCGGCAATTCGACTGGGGCTTCTTGCTGGGCAAGGACGCAGGCGTGGACAATCCCGGCGGCGCGGGCATCGGAGCCTCGGTACTCGGCTCGTTCTTCATGATGCTGGTGGTGCTGGTGCTTTCGCTGCCCATTGGCGTGGCGGCCTCGATCTACCTCGAGGAGTTCGCGCCGAAGAACCGGTTCACCGATATCATCGAGGTGAACATCTCCAACCTCGCGGCGGTTCCCTCCATCGTCTTCGGTATCCTGGGTCTCGCGGTGTTCATCCAGTTTGCCAGCCTGCCGCAGTCGGCGCCGCTGGTGGGCGGCCTCGTGCTTACGCTGATGACGCTGCCGACGATCATCATCTCGACCCGCGCCAGCCTCAAGGCGGTGCCGCCCTCGATCCGGGATGCGGCGCTGGGTGTGGGGGCCTCGAAGATGCAGGCCGTCTTCCACCACGTGCTGCCGCTCGCCGCGCCGGGCATTTTGACCGGCACGATCATCGGCCTCGCACAGGCGCTTGGCGAGACCGCGCCGCTGCTGCTGATCGGGATGGTGGGCTTTGTGGCGCGCGAGTTTCCGACTGGGTTCTGGGATGGGTTCGTTGAGCCCAACTCGGCCATGCCCGCGCAAATCTACACCTGGGCCGCCCGTTCGGACGTGGCCTTCTATGAAAAGGCATGGGGCGGTATCATCGTGCTGCTCGTGTTCCTGCTGATCATGAACGCCATCGCGATCGTGCTGCGGCGGCGCTTTGAGCGGCGCTGGTAAGGGGAGCCCTTGAAATGAATGACATGCGACCGCTGGAGAGAATAGTGGATACCGACAACATCAAGATCTCGGCCAAGGGGTGTCAGGTCTATTACGGCGAAACTCACGCGATCAAGGACGTGGACGTTCAGATCGAAGACAACACCGTGACTGCGTTCATTGGCCCGTCGGGCTGCGGTAAGTCCACGTTCTTGCGCTGCCTGAACCGGATGAACGACACCATCGACATCTGCCGCGTCGAGGGCGAGATCCTGCTGGATGGCGAAAACATCTATGACAAGAAGGTCGACCCGGTGCAGCTGCGCGCCAAGGTGGGGATGGTGTTTCAGAAGCCGAACCCGTTCCCCAAATCGATTTACGACAACATCGCCTATGGGCCGCGCATTCACGGGCTGGCGAAGTCGAAGGCCGATCTCGATGTGATCGTCGAAAAATCGCTCCGTCGCGGCGCGATCTGGGACGAGGTGAAGGACCGACTCGACAAACCCGGCACCGGCCTTTCCGGTGGCCAGCAACAGCGGCTCTGCATTGCCCGCGCCGTGGCGACGGAGCCTGAGGTGCTGCTGATGGACGAGCCCTGCTCGGCGCTCGACCCAATCGCCACCTCTCAGGTGGAGGAGCTGATTGATGAGCTTCGGACTCAATATTCGGTGGTGATCGTGACCCACTCGATGCAGCAGGCCGCGCGCGTGAGCCAAAAGACGGCCTTCTTCCATCTCGGCAACCTGGTGGAGTTTGGCGAGACCGGCCAGATCTTCACCAACCCGACCGACCCGCGCACCGAATCCTACATCTCCGGCAGAATTGGCTGATCTCATGTCCGCACTTCCCCCGAACGAACAGCATATCGCCTCGGCCTTCGACCGTGATCTGGAAGCCATTCAGGCGATGATCATGAAGATGGGCGGCATGGTGGAGACCGCCATCGTAGAGGCCGCCGCCTCGCTGGATGCGCGCGACGAGGAGACCGCCGAGCGCGTCCGCAAGAACGACCAGGCGATTGACGCACTGGAAGAGCAGGTGGCCGAAGAGGTCGCCCGGCTGATCGCGCTGCGTGCGCCTGTGGGCACCGACCTGCGCACCGCCCTCTCGGTGATGAAAATCTCCGGCAATCTGGAGCGGGTGGGCGACTATGCCAAGAACATGGCGAAGCGCACCGGGGTACTGGTGCAGCTCGACCCGATTGAGGGTGCCACGACTTCGATCCGCCGGATGTGCCGCGCGGTGGAAGGCATGCTCAAGGATGCCTTGGACGCCTATATCCAGCGTGATGCCGAGTTGGCCGAGGATGTGCGCAACCGCGACCAGGAAGTGGACCAGATGTACAACGCGCTGTTCCGCGAGTTCCTGACCTACATGATGGAAGATCCGCGCAACATCACGGCCTGCATGCACTTGCATTTCATCGCCAAGAACACCGAGCGCATGGGCGATCATGTGACCTCGATTGCAGAGCAGGTGATTTACCTTGTCACCGGCGAGATGCCGGAAGACGCCAGACCCAAGGAGACAGCCCCGGCCTATGAAGTCGGGAGCTGAAGCGAGACATGAGCAGAACCGCGCAACCGCTTGTTCTGGTTGTAGAAGATGAACCCGCGCAGCGCGAGGTTCTGAGCTACAACCTTGAGGCTGAGGGCTTCGATCTGGTCAGTGCCGACAACGGCGAGGATGCCATCTTGCTGGTCGAGGAGGAACGCCCCGACCTGATCGTGCTGGACTGGATGCTGCCCAACCTGTCGGGCATCGAGGTTTGCCGCCGGTTGAAGCTGAAGAATGCGACCCGTGGTATTCCGATCATCATGCTCTCGGCGCGGGCCGAAGAGGTCGATCGGGTGCGCGGGCTCGAAACCGGCGCCGATGATTACGTCGTCAAGCCCTACAGCGTTATCGAGCTGATGGCCCGGATCCGCGCGCAGTTGCGCCGGACACGGCCTGCGACGGTTGGGGCGCGGCTGGAGTATGAGGACATCATGCTCGATGCCGAAACGCACAAGGTCGAACGGGCTGGCCGTGAGTTGAAGCTGGGGCCTAAGGAGTTTCGGCTGCTTTCGACCTTCATGGAAAAGCCGGGCCGGGTGTGGAGCCGTGAACAGCTGCTCGACCGTGTCTGGGGTCGGGATATCTACGTGGATACCCGGACGGTCGATGTGCATATCGGCCGGCTTCGCAAGGCACTGGGTGCGCACGGCGGGGATGACCTCCTGCGCACGGTCCGTGGCGCGGGCTACGCGCTGGGGTAGTCGCGGCACCGTCTTATAAGCTGTTGCAGCAATTCACCGTTTAATCCACCGGGTCGGCTTGCCCGCGCTCCTCCCAAAGACGCGGTCAGCCCCGGCAGCGCTCAGATGTCGTAGGCACCTTCACCGGGTTTGAAGGCACGGCACTTCCAGCGCGCGATGGTCCAGTTCGGATGCTCGTTGATCCATTGGGCGAGCTGGGGCTGTGCCGCCATCATGCAGGACATCGGCGTGCCCTCCTGAAACAGAAGGCTGCGGTTTTCGCAGTCGGTCGGGCTCGTGGCCAGACAGGTAACAAAGGCGAGTTCGATCATGGGAGGACGCTTTCGATTAAGTCGTTGGTGCTGAAATCGTGGCTGAATGCCCCGATCATACCACGAAAATCCCGTTTCAACCTGAATTTGCGGTTAATTTGGCGCACATGAATGCGCTCCCGGGCCGCAAATGCCCAAGATGGAGGCGCCTCCCGCACCTCAATAGGCTTGTTCTCGCAGCTTTGCTCCCTAACGCGAACCGAGACTTACGGCTGTGTTCCCGCCCTTCGGGCGACGGCGCTAGGCTAAAGGCGCGACATGGGAGGACAGCATGGACAAGGACGCAGGCAGCCCCGGGCTGGCCGCACTCTCTGCGCATCTGGCCGAGGTGCTCATTGGCCATGAGCGGCTGATCGAGCGGTTGCTGACAGGCATTCTCGCTGGCGGTCATCTGCTGGTCGAAGGTGCACCGGGGCTGGCCAAGACGCGTGCCGTGAAGGCTTTGGCCGGGGCTCTCAGCGGGTCTTTCGCCCGTATCCAGTGCACGCCGGATCTGCTGCCTTCTGATCTAACCGGCACTCCTGTGTTCAGGCCACAGACCGGGGACTTTGAGTTCGTGCCGGGCCCGATCTTTCATAACCTCGTGCTGGTGGACGAGATCAACCGTGCCCCGCCCAAGGTGCAGTCGGCCTTGCTGGAGGCGATGGGCGAGGGGCAGGTGACCTCGGGCGACGCGACTCACGCGTTGCCCGATCCGTTCCTCGTGGTGGCGACGCAAAACCCGATCGAGCATGAAGGCACCTTTCCGCTGCCAGAGGCGCAACTCGATCGGTTTTTGCTCCATGTTGTGCTGGACCTGCCGGATGCGTTGACCGAGCGGCGCATTCTGGATCTTGTCGAGGCCGAAGGGCAGGAACCAGCCGGGGCTTTGCCGGTCGCCGAGGATATCCGCGCGGCCCGAAAGGCGGCAATGACGACCCATCTCAGCGGGCCGATCCGGGATTACATCGTGCGGATCGTCACAGCCACGCGGGCGGCACCCTTCGCAGAGGAGCTTTCACATCCGGCCAGCCCACGCGGCTCGCTCGCGCTGGCCTCGGCGGCGAAGGCCCGGGCATGGCTGCGTGGGCGCGATCACGTCTTGCCTGAAGATGTCGAGACCCTCGCCGAGGATGCCTTGGCGCACCGGCTGGTGCTGACGTGGGCCGCGCAGTCAGAGGGGCGAAGCGCGCGGGGGCTAGTGGCCGACGTGCTGGCCGCGACCGATCCGCTGTGATGGGGGCGATGGAACCCGTGCTCGACATCCCCGGCGTTGCGCTTGATGCCGAGCGGTTGATCGCCCTGCGCGATATGGCGGTGGAGCGCGAGGTTACGGCGCCGCCCGCGGCGATGCCGGGCGGGTTCCTCAGCAAGCGGCGCGGCTCGGGGCAGGAGATAGCCGACACGCGGGAATATGTGGCGGGGGACGACATCCGCCATCTCGACCGGGGCAGCACCGCGCGGACCGGCGTGTTGCACATCAGGCGGTTTCAGGAAGAGCGTGACAGGGTCACGTTCTTGGTGCTCGATTTGCGGCCCTCGATGCTCTGGGGCACAGGCCGCGCGTTTCGATCTGTCGCGGCGGCCGAAGCTCTGGCTCTGATCGGCTGGCGGGCGGTCGAGGAGGGCGGCCGTGTGGGGCTGATGACGCTTGGCGCGGGTGGGCCCGAGATTGTAGGCGCACGTGGGCGCACGCGCGGCATGCTCTCGGTGATCGGCGGGATGGTTCGCGCGCATAATGCGGCGCTGACGACTGCATTGGAGAAATCTAGTGCCGAGCCGGACCTCGCAGGGTTGCTCAGGCCGCTGGAGCGAATTGCACCACGTGGTGCCGAACTGATGCTGGCGAGCGGCTTCGACGTGCCGGGTGACGACCTTGGAGAGCGTTTGGGGGCACTGGCCCAAAAGCGGCATCCTTTCTTGCTCGAGGTGCACGATCGTGGGCCGGGGGGGCTGCCGGAGGGGCAATACCCTGTGCGGGTTCAAGGTGGCGCGGTGCGAATGCTGCGTGTGTCTGGCGCAGGACCGGGAGAGGCGGCGCCCCGCGGCTTTCCAGCGATGGTGATTGAGGCCGCGGCGCCGGTGCAGGAGACCGCGCGGCGGCTACACGCGATCTGGGGGCGATGATATGGCCGAAGGACAAGCGCTGACGGAAGAGGCGGTGCAGGCGGGGCTGGTGGAGATCCGGCTCCCAGCGGATGCGCCGGGCGGCTTGATCGCCGAACTTGCAGCGGGGGCCGGGATGGGGCTTGGGCTGGCTCTGTGTATCGCTTTGCTCCTGCGCCCGGTGTTGCGCGGGCGTGAGCGACCACCGGCACCAGCGAGCTTTGCCCAGCGCCTCGCGGCGGCGGACGCCTTGCCGGAGGAGCAGCGGGAAATTGCATTGCTGACGCTGTGGCGAGAGGCCGACCCGAGCGGCTATGGGGCGCAGCGCAGTCAGATCTATGCACGCGGCGGGGTGCCGGAGGGCCTTGAACGCAGGCTCGGGGCCGATGCCTGAGTTCGCCCAGCCGTGGTGGTTTTTGCTCTTGCCGCTTCCGGTGCTCGCGTGGGCGCTTCTGCCTGTGGCCCGAGGCTCGGGCGCAGCGTTGCGCGTACCCGAGCGTGTCGCAGCGGGGTTTGAGCAGCCCGGTTTGCAGGGAGGCCGAACAGCTGTGCCGTGGCTGGCGGCGCTGGCGTGGGCGCTGCTGGTCGTTGCCTTGGCGGGACCTCGGGTGCTGGCGCCTGTTTCGGCCTTACGGGTTACGGGGCGTGATCTTGCGATTGCCATCGACCTTTCCGGCTCGATGGTACGGGAGGACTTCTTCCTCGACGGCGCCGCGATCACGCGGCTCGAGGCGGTGCAGCGGGTGGGCACGGAGTTTGCGCGCCGGCGGGCTGGAGACCGGGTTGCGCTGATCTTCTTTGGTTCCGAGGCCTATTATGCGGCGCCCTTCACTTTTGATACCGAAGCCGTCGCGCGGCGGATCGAGCAGGCCGAAATCGGTATCTCGGGACGGGCGACTAACATGGCAGATGCGCTGGGGCTGGCGTTGAAACGCATGGC includes the following:
- the pstB gene encoding phosphate ABC transporter ATP-binding protein PstB; the encoded protein is MNDMRPLERIVDTDNIKISAKGCQVYYGETHAIKDVDVQIEDNTVTAFIGPSGCGKSTFLRCLNRMNDTIDICRVEGEILLDGENIYDKKVDPVQLRAKVGMVFQKPNPFPKSIYDNIAYGPRIHGLAKSKADLDVIVEKSLRRGAIWDEVKDRLDKPGTGLSGGQQQRLCIARAVATEPEVLLMDEPCSALDPIATSQVEELIDELRTQYSVVIVTHSMQQAARVSQKTAFFHLGNLVEFGETGQIFTNPTDPRTESYISGRIG
- the phoB gene encoding phosphate regulon transcriptional regulator PhoB produces the protein MSRTAQPLVLVVEDEPAQREVLSYNLEAEGFDLVSADNGEDAILLVEEERPDLIVLDWMLPNLSGIEVCRRLKLKNATRGIPIIMLSARAEEVDRVRGLETGADDYVVKPYSVIELMARIRAQLRRTRPATVGARLEYEDIMLDAETHKVERAGRELKLGPKEFRLLSTFMEKPGRVWSREQLLDRVWGRDIYVDTRTVDVHIGRLRKALGAHGGDDLLRTVRGAGYALG
- a CDS encoding AAA family ATPase encodes the protein MDKDAGSPGLAALSAHLAEVLIGHERLIERLLTGILAGGHLLVEGAPGLAKTRAVKALAGALSGSFARIQCTPDLLPSDLTGTPVFRPQTGDFEFVPGPIFHNLVLVDEINRAPPKVQSALLEAMGEGQVTSGDATHALPDPFLVVATQNPIEHEGTFPLPEAQLDRFLLHVVLDLPDALTERRILDLVEAEGQEPAGALPVAEDIRAARKAAMTTHLSGPIRDYIVRIVTATRAAPFAEELSHPASPRGSLALASAAKARAWLRGRDHVLPEDVETLAEDALAHRLVLTWAAQSEGRSARGLVADVLAATDPL
- a CDS encoding sensor histidine kinase; translation: MTPAEIEALAEAVPTPLIVIGADARIEAINSPAAELFGRIGQGRHYSLQLRQPSVAQLIENALSLGHSGQARVRRVEGEGEQIFQVKATPLDGRVVLAFEDLSQTEAANQIRRDFVANVSHELKTPLTALTGFIETLRGPAKNDEAARERFLGIMERETARMNRLVNDLLSLSRVEAVALQRPSGLVDVPQLLASAANALKPLAEEARLELVRNLPQDLPKVPGDADQLTQVFTNLIENALKYGGGGGKIEISVALEERVIALRGPALRCAVRDYGDGIDPRHIPRLTERFYRVDSHRSREMGGTGLGLAIAKHIVARHRGRFMIESELGQGACFTVFLPLAG
- a CDS encoding VWA domain-containing protein is translated as MPEFAQPWWFLLLPLPVLAWALLPVARGSGAALRVPERVAAGFEQPGLQGGRTAVPWLAALAWALLVVALAGPRVLAPVSALRVTGRDLAIAIDLSGSMVREDFFLDGAAITRLEAVQRVGTEFARRRAGDRVALIFFGSEAYYAAPFTFDTEAVARRIEQAEIGISGRATNMADALGLALKRMATSDAATKVVILLSDGVNNAGATNPRGVAALAADMGVRVHTIAMGPRELAEADEGERGVVDAATLGAVADLSGGETFRVRTTEDLVAVGEALDQLEATASDGLSAEVWREFWVWPAGLALLLCLGLAWRRA
- a CDS encoding substrate-binding domain-containing protein; its protein translation is MSFTKLTVSTLALTALAAGTAAARDQVQVAGSSTVLPYASIVAEAFGENTDFPTPVVESGGSSAGLKRFCEGVGENTIDVANASRAIREKEIAACADAGVTDIIEVRIGYDGIVFASQQSGPAFTAFEPTDIFNALAPKVMVDGELVDNPYTKWNEFNADLPDAEIAAFIPGTKHGTREVFEEKVLAAGCEATGALEAMVAGGMSEDDAEDACLAVRTDGKSVDIDGDYTETLARIDANPNGIGVFGLAFYENNQDKLKVATMSGIEPKTETIASGEYPVSRPLYFYIKKAHIGVIPGLKEYAQFFISDDLAGPSGPLANYGLVSDPELSKTQAMVNEEKTMGEGM
- a CDS encoding GFA family protein → MIVSSGQEFLKCGPAALNVGAEDTAAIEGKAMKTGGCQCGNVRFKIEGEPINEVFCYCTECQQRTGSDKWFGLWIASPNLSFIQGHEPAQFTRKGASGRDVHHHFCPECGINVCADMTAGGFYTVAATSIDGGWPHKPKAAIYAASAPHWAVLPQDIPVYDGLPPM
- the pstC gene encoding phosphate ABC transporter permease subunit PstC: MPVLWIFLIVLGIGALGYVVARQRALASVGNDPRHLHSLPSYYGYMGFLFATAPALLVLIVWLIAGPMVIEKRVAANLPADVVEEAASQNLLMAEVRRVADGLDNAVAMGVLTEGAASNARADLTDMTARLKEAGQVITQNVTVPVLLAAQEMRQANRTSKTWMAVAVIALAVAGAALAVLRAQKDFRARNVVERGVRWMLVGAASIAILTTVGIVLSLLFNTIEFFRIYPASEFFGSLTWSPSFGGGSELGIWPLLWGTLYISIIALLVAVPIGLFAAIYLSEYASPRLRSVAKPLLEILAGIPTIVYGLFALLTVGPLLISVFGDNGLGWMQSGTAVMTAGLVMGIMLIPFVSSLSDDIINAVPQAMRDGSYGLGATQSETIRQVVLPAALPGIVGAVLLAASRAIGETMIVVLGAGAAARLSLNPFEAMTTVTAKIVSQLTGDADFASPEALVAFALGMTLFIITLCLNVFALYIVRKYREQYD
- a CDS encoding DUF58 domain-containing protein, producing the protein MEPVLDIPGVALDAERLIALRDMAVEREVTAPPAAMPGGFLSKRRGSGQEIADTREYVAGDDIRHLDRGSTARTGVLHIRRFQEERDRVTFLVLDLRPSMLWGTGRAFRSVAAAEALALIGWRAVEEGGRVGLMTLGAGGPEIVGARGRTRGMLSVIGGMVRAHNAALTTALEKSSAEPDLAGLLRPLERIAPRGAELMLASGFDVPGDDLGERLGALAQKRHPFLLEVHDRGPGGLPEGQYPVRVQGGAVRMLRVSGAGPGEAAPRGFPAMVIEAAAPVQETARRLHAIWGR
- the pstA gene encoding phosphate ABC transporter permease PstA, with amino-acid sequence MADATANAPKRHGSLTQVDPRTRRRNAAEARFKAYGLAAIALGIFFLVVLAFSIIRSGVPAFTTTVVSLEMNVSPAEIDQAESGMLKTAAYTKLFIAQLGSQMQEQGIGGEVDPDAIGRILGKVGNDLRAFYQANPDAVGEPVDFTVNASSRVDGYFKGRVTREGLVDSRFLVATDLDVVDQLTEAGIITRQFDWGFLLGKDAGVDNPGGAGIGASVLGSFFMMLVVLVLSLPIGVAASIYLEEFAPKNRFTDIIEVNISNLAAVPSIVFGILGLAVFIQFASLPQSAPLVGGLVLTLMTLPTIIISTRASLKAVPPSIRDAALGVGASKMQAVFHHVLPLAAPGILTGTIIGLAQALGETAPLLLIGMVGFVAREFPTGFWDGFVEPNSAMPAQIYTWAARSDVAFYEKAWGGIIVLLVFLLIMNAIAIVLRRRFERRW
- the phoU gene encoding phosphate signaling complex protein PhoU produces the protein MSALPPNEQHIASAFDRDLEAIQAMIMKMGGMVETAIVEAAASLDARDEETAERVRKNDQAIDALEEQVAEEVARLIALRAPVGTDLRTALSVMKISGNLERVGDYAKNMAKRTGVLVQLDPIEGATTSIRRMCRAVEGMLKDALDAYIQRDAELAEDVRNRDQEVDQMYNALFREFLTYMMEDPRNITACMHLHFIAKNTERMGDHVTSIAEQVIYLVTGEMPEDARPKETAPAYEVGS